The following are from one region of the Hymenobacter radiodurans genome:
- a CDS encoding MBL fold metallo-hydrolase — MKLVPAAHSSSMPDGSYGGLAAGFVIETAEKNFYFAGDTALTYDMKLINERHELDFAILPIGDNFTMGIDDAIEAANWVGVRQFIGMHYDTFPPIKIDHDAAREQATQAGKELVLMAIGSTMEL, encoded by the coding sequence GTGAAGTTAGTTCCAGCCGCCCATTCCAGCTCCATGCCCGATGGCTCCTATGGAGGTTTGGCAGCTGGTTTTGTGATTGAAACCGCCGAGAAAAACTTTTACTTCGCCGGCGATACCGCCCTTACCTACGACATGAAGCTCATTAATGAGCGGCATGAGTTGGATTTTGCTATTCTGCCTATTGGTGATAACTTCACTATGGGCATTGACGATGCAATTGAGGCAGCCAACTGGGTAGGAGTTCGTCAGTTTATCGGCATGCATTACGACACTTTCCCGCCTATTAAAATCGACCATGACGCGGCCCGTGAACAGGCCACGCAAGCCGGAAAAGAATTAGTGTTGATGGCCATCGGATCGACAATGGAGTTGTAA
- the dapB gene encoding 4-hydroxy-tetrahydrodipicolinate reductase has translation MKLLLIGYGKMGQAIEAQAIVRGHQIVGIVDPSRPGVRISDFDATTVDAAIEFTHPDAAFANVSAALRQGLPVVCGSTGWLHHFQEARDLCKEMGGGLFYASNYSVGVNLFFHFNEYIAAKMHYFGGYDVQVREIHHTQKVDQPSGTALTAAESIIRHFPTKTIWRNEPTTAPEELAVLSERTGQVVGTHIVTYSSPADTIELKHEAHTRDGFVQGALLAAEWLPGRKGVFGMKELLGL, from the coding sequence ATGAAATTGCTGCTGATTGGCTACGGCAAGATGGGCCAGGCCATTGAGGCCCAGGCTATTGTCCGAGGCCACCAGATTGTTGGTATCGTGGATCCCTCGCGGCCCGGTGTACGCATCTCCGACTTTGACGCTACGACCGTTGACGCGGCCATTGAGTTCACCCATCCTGATGCTGCCTTCGCTAATGTGAGCGCTGCCCTGCGCCAAGGGTTGCCAGTGGTTTGTGGCTCTACAGGTTGGCTCCATCATTTTCAGGAAGCCCGCGACCTATGTAAGGAGATGGGTGGGGGGCTTTTTTACGCTTCCAACTACAGCGTGGGCGTGAACTTGTTCTTTCATTTCAATGAGTACATCGCCGCCAAAATGCACTACTTTGGGGGCTACGATGTGCAGGTTCGCGAAATTCACCACACTCAGAAGGTAGATCAGCCCAGCGGTACAGCTCTTACCGCCGCTGAGTCTATCATTCGTCACTTTCCGACCAAAACCATCTGGCGCAACGAACCTACTACGGCTCCGGAAGAGTTAGCTGTACTTTCGGAGCGCACAGGTCAGGTAGTTGGTACACACATTGTTACATATTCCTCACCCGCCGATACCATTGAGTTGAAGCACGAAGCACATACGCGGGATGGCTTTGTTCAGGGAGCGCTGCTAGCTGCCGAATGGCTGCCGGGGCGCAAGGGTGTATTTGGGATGAAGGAGCTACTCGGATTGTAG
- the apaG gene encoding Co2+/Mg2+ efflux protein ApaG, with protein MNTTTTQGVTVSVTTNYLPDYSSPGQEHYVFAYKIDIRNNSEYTVKLLRRHWYIYDANGVVREVEGEGVVGQQPVLEPSEAHQYVSGCNLKTGLGKMRGTYQMERLADGREFTVEIPEFTLVVPYRLN; from the coding sequence ATGAATACTACCACTACGCAGGGAGTGACCGTAAGTGTTACGACCAACTATTTACCCGATTATTCCAGCCCCGGCCAGGAACACTACGTGTTTGCTTATAAAATCGATATTCGCAACAACAGCGAGTATACAGTAAAGTTGCTCCGTCGCCATTGGTATATATATGATGCCAACGGCGTCGTGCGCGAAGTGGAGGGCGAAGGTGTGGTAGGCCAGCAACCCGTACTGGAGCCCAGTGAGGCACATCAATACGTATCGGGCTGTAATCTTAAGACCGGTCTGGGCAAAATGCGGGGCACCTACCAGATGGAGCGCCTCGCCGATGGCCGTGAATTCACAGTTGAGATTCCCGAATTCACGTTGGTTGTACCATATCGCCTAAATTAG
- a CDS encoding ABC transporter substrate-binding protein — MLDPVTASTGGWIFRGKVLENAAGEPSDTAFVAVNDSTLRIHLQEPFIPFLSILTMPYAYVVPREAVQRYGKDFREHPVGTGPFLFKDWDEGNAIVYHRNPHYWRKDAQGRVLPYLDAVQISFIQDRKTEFLTFQQGKLDFVSGIRAGSRDLILHPDGTVREDFEGKFRFEKVPYLNTEYLGIQQDPTNLRGEGANPALRDKRVRQALNYALNKPELIAYFLNNVGRPGNSGFVPASLPSFSEKLVPGYTYQPEKARELLKAAGYGAGKPLRLRLGTVAETKEITEYLQKKWAEVGVQVTIDVSQGAAHQENVDNGRAAFFTKSWLGDYPDAENYLALFYSKNFSPAGPNKTHFKSAAYDRLYEQAQLEQDTEKRYDLYRQMDRIIVEECPVIPMYYDEVVRLTQNNVQGLKPNPMNQLVLERVRKL, encoded by the coding sequence TTGCTCGACCCTGTGACGGCCAGCACTGGTGGCTGGATTTTTCGAGGGAAAGTGCTGGAAAACGCGGCGGGCGAGCCCTCGGATACGGCTTTTGTGGCCGTGAATGACAGCACCTTACGAATTCATCTGCAGGAGCCATTTATTCCCTTTCTGAGCATCCTGACCATGCCGTACGCCTATGTAGTGCCTCGTGAAGCGGTGCAGCGCTACGGCAAAGATTTCCGGGAGCACCCAGTGGGTACGGGCCCCTTTCTGTTTAAAGATTGGGACGAAGGCAATGCCATTGTGTATCATCGCAACCCGCATTATTGGCGCAAAGACGCGCAGGGGCGGGTGCTGCCGTATCTCGATGCCGTTCAGATATCTTTCATCCAGGACCGAAAAACGGAGTTCCTGACGTTTCAGCAGGGTAAGCTGGACTTTGTAAGCGGTATCCGAGCCGGCTCGCGCGACTTGATTCTGCACCCCGATGGTACTGTTCGTGAGGATTTTGAGGGAAAATTTCGCTTTGAGAAAGTACCGTATTTAAATACAGAATACCTGGGTATTCAGCAGGACCCCACTAATCTGCGGGGGGAGGGAGCCAATCCGGCGTTGCGCGATAAGCGGGTGCGGCAAGCTTTGAACTATGCGCTCAACAAGCCCGAACTCATTGCTTACTTCCTCAATAATGTGGGCCGGCCTGGCAACTCGGGGTTTGTGCCCGCCTCTTTACCGTCTTTCAGCGAAAAGCTGGTCCCTGGCTACACCTATCAACCCGAAAAGGCCCGTGAGCTATTAAAAGCTGCTGGATATGGTGCTGGCAAACCGTTGCGCCTGCGCTTGGGTACGGTGGCCGAAACAAAGGAAATAACCGAGTACCTCCAGAAGAAATGGGCTGAAGTAGGTGTGCAGGTGACCATCGATGTGAGTCAGGGGGCCGCGCATCAGGAGAACGTGGATAACGGCCGGGCAGCATTTTTTACCAAATCCTGGCTGGGCGATTACCCCGATGCAGAAAACTATCTGGCGTTGTTTTACAGCAAGAACTTCTCGCCGGCCGGCCCTAATAAAACGCACTTCAAAAGTGCCGCCTACGACCGTTTGTACGAGCAGGCCCAACTAGAGCAGGACACTGAAAAGCGCTATGATCTGTACCGCCAGATGGACCGTATTATTGTAGAGGAATGCCCGGTTATTCCCATGTATTATGATGAAGTAGTGCGGCTTACGCAGAATAACGTGCAAGGCCTGAAACCCAATCCGATGAACCAACTAGTGCTGGAGCGGGTCCGCAAACTATAA
- the lepB gene encoding signal peptidase I, with translation MAVKFWEKTSTTEAAPKKPKGFLREWGDAILFAVVVASLIRWATFEAYTIPTPSMESSLLVGDYLFVSKLHYGPRTPQTPLQVPLTHQTIWGTNIKSYSDAIQLPSYRLPGFSEVTRGDVVVFNIPFESEHPADLRTNYIKRCVAVAGDVLEIKKTQVFINGQPLANPPQMQSSYYLQVAEPVRDKVFQDLGVTDSNTPNGVPQAQTTAMGPAYVVNTTSTIAAYFKQQPFIKGVVEEVAQPGQAESEVFPNNPDYPHSTPTAAFPWNRDNYGPLQIPKEGQTVELTPQNTAIYQKIIMRYERNEGVTYANGVLSQNGKPLTSYTFKQNYYFMMGDNRHNSLDSRYWGFVPEDHIVGKAVLIWLSVDPYADFFSKIRWNRLFDVIH, from the coding sequence ATGGCCGTAAAATTCTGGGAGAAAACCTCCACTACCGAAGCAGCACCGAAAAAGCCGAAGGGCTTTTTGCGGGAGTGGGGCGACGCCATTCTCTTTGCTGTGGTGGTGGCCTCGCTTATTCGCTGGGCCACTTTTGAGGCGTATACCATCCCGACGCCTTCCATGGAAAGCTCCTTACTAGTCGGCGATTATCTATTTGTGAGCAAGCTGCACTACGGCCCACGCACGCCTCAAACGCCTCTGCAGGTGCCGCTTACTCACCAGACCATCTGGGGCACCAACATTAAGAGCTACTCCGACGCTATCCAGCTTCCCTCCTACCGCTTGCCTGGCTTTTCAGAAGTAACGCGGGGCGATGTTGTAGTTTTTAATATTCCATTTGAAAGCGAACACCCCGCCGACCTGCGCACCAACTATATCAAGCGTTGCGTAGCCGTAGCCGGTGATGTACTGGAAATAAAGAAGACCCAAGTGTTTATCAACGGTCAGCCGCTGGCGAACCCGCCGCAGATGCAATCCAGCTACTACTTACAGGTAGCTGAGCCCGTGCGTGATAAGGTATTTCAGGATTTGGGTGTAACCGACTCCAACACGCCAAATGGTGTTCCTCAAGCGCAGACGACAGCCATGGGACCTGCTTACGTGGTCAATACGACGTCCACTATTGCGGCTTATTTCAAGCAGCAGCCCTTTATCAAAGGGGTAGTGGAAGAAGTAGCGCAGCCCGGCCAAGCTGAATCGGAGGTTTTCCCGAACAATCCTGATTACCCGCACAGCACTCCTACGGCCGCGTTCCCTTGGAATCGGGACAACTATGGTCCGCTGCAAATCCCGAAAGAAGGTCAGACAGTGGAGCTTACGCCCCAGAACACGGCTATCTATCAAAAAATCATTATGCGCTACGAGCGTAATGAAGGCGTGACGTATGCGAATGGTGTGTTGTCGCAGAATGGCAAGCCGCTTACGAGCTACACGTTTAAGCAGAATTACTACTTCATGATGGGCGACAACCGCCACAACTCGCTTGATTCACGCTACTGGGGCTTTGTACCCGAAGATCATATCGTAGGTAAAGCCGTTCTGATATGGCTCTCAGTTGACCCTTATGCTGATTTCTTCAGCAAAATCCGTTGGAACCGTCTCTTCGACGTGATTCACTAA
- a CDS encoding ParB/RepB/Spo0J family partition protein, with product MSEKNEEKTPASVPKRKIGGLGRGLNALIEGSYEKKGERLVPHPVNSVGFISVNHIEANPYQPRTHFDQQALQELAESIRIQGIIQPVTVRQLGTNSYQLISGERRLQASKLAGLDTIPAYIRKADDQQMLEMALIENIQRENLNAIEIALSYQRLVSECSLKQEELGDRVGKNRSTVTNYLRLLKLPPDIQIGLRDAEISMGHARALINIEDAEQQLMLYRRIVAEDLSVRRVEQIVRGGGATTAPASTPGQKAPENAPQPVPVAELRRTERHLSDRFGSRVQVKPNPQGNGEIRIAFDSVEDMQRILHILQPS from the coding sequence ATGTCAGAGAAGAACGAAGAAAAAACTCCCGCATCAGTTCCGAAGCGCAAAATTGGCGGCTTGGGTCGCGGGCTAAATGCCCTTATTGAAGGCAGCTACGAGAAAAAAGGTGAACGGCTGGTGCCGCATCCGGTCAATTCGGTAGGCTTCATTTCGGTGAATCATATCGAGGCGAACCCGTATCAGCCTCGCACTCACTTCGACCAGCAGGCATTGCAGGAATTGGCCGAGTCTATTCGGATTCAGGGCATTATTCAGCCTGTGACTGTCCGTCAGCTAGGCACCAATTCTTATCAGCTTATCAGCGGCGAACGGCGTTTGCAGGCTTCTAAGCTGGCGGGCTTGGATACGATTCCGGCGTACATCCGCAAGGCCGACGACCAGCAGATGCTGGAAATGGCCCTGATTGAGAATATTCAGCGCGAGAATCTTAACGCAATAGAAATTGCGCTTAGCTACCAGCGTCTGGTGAGTGAGTGTAGCTTAAAGCAGGAAGAACTCGGCGACCGGGTAGGCAAGAACCGCTCGACGGTAACCAACTATCTGCGGCTGCTAAAATTGCCCCCCGACATTCAGATTGGTCTGCGCGACGCTGAAATTTCGATGGGCCACGCCCGTGCCCTTATCAACATTGAGGATGCCGAGCAACAGCTGATGCTCTATCGTCGCATTGTGGCCGAAGATCTGTCGGTGCGTCGTGTAGAACAGATTGTGCGTGGTGGCGGCGCAACTACTGCTCCAGCCTCGACGCCTGGTCAGAAAGCGCCCGAAAATGCCCCCCAGCCGGTTCCTGTAGCCGAGTTGCGCCGTACCGAGCGTCACCTATCCGACCGCTTCGGCAGCCGGGTACAGGTAAAGCCAAACCCCCAGGGCAATGGCGAGATCAGAATTGCGTTTGACTCGGTGGAGGATATGCAGCGTATTCTCCATATTCTTCAACCGTCTTAG
- the yidC gene encoding membrane protein insertase YidC has translation MHQNAEHHAHGARRRCAGGKGQFRYYFGPNSFQILKEVAPGFDRNVYLGWGIFRWMNRFIVIPVFHFLEQFISSYGIIIALLVLLIKLVTWPLTYKTYVSQARMKVLKPELDEIKEKYGDDQAKVQSETMKLYTSMGVSPLSGCVPTLLTLPLVFAMFNFFPNSIELRQEAFLWAKDLSSYDVFAKLPFEIPYYGSHISMFTLLMTASTLLMTWQSNQLNTAMQGPMKFYSYLMPLIFLFVLNSFAAGLTWYYFVSNVITFGQQALTRRFVDETKLRAQLEANKVKNKDKKPGGFQARLAEAMKTAQEREAEARKQGPAKPKTK, from the coding sequence ATTCATCAAAACGCTGAGCACCACGCTCACGGTGCCCGCCGCCGATGTGCTGGGGGCAAAGGCCAGTTTCGGTATTATTTCGGCCCAAATTCCTTCCAGATTCTCAAGGAAGTAGCACCCGGTTTCGACCGCAACGTGTACTTGGGCTGGGGCATTTTCCGCTGGATGAACCGCTTCATTGTGATTCCAGTGTTCCATTTCTTGGAGCAATTCATCAGCAGCTACGGCATTATTATCGCGCTGCTAGTACTGCTTATCAAGTTGGTTACTTGGCCTTTGACTTACAAAACCTACGTGTCGCAGGCGCGCATGAAGGTATTGAAGCCGGAACTAGACGAGATTAAGGAAAAGTACGGCGACGACCAGGCTAAAGTGCAGAGCGAGACGATGAAGCTCTACACATCAATGGGTGTGAGCCCGCTCAGTGGCTGCGTACCCACGCTGCTGACGCTGCCTCTTGTGTTTGCCATGTTCAACTTCTTCCCCAACTCCATTGAGCTGCGGCAAGAGGCATTCTTGTGGGCCAAAGACTTGAGTAGCTACGACGTATTCGCTAAGCTGCCCTTCGAAATCCCGTATTATGGCAGCCACATCAGTATGTTCACGCTACTGATGACTGCTTCTACTCTGCTCATGACGTGGCAGAGCAATCAGCTCAACACCGCCATGCAGGGCCCGATGAAGTTCTACAGCTACCTGATGCCGCTGATTTTCCTGTTCGTGTTGAACAGCTTTGCCGCCGGCCTCACGTGGTATTACTTCGTTTCCAACGTCATTACCTTCGGGCAGCAGGCGCTTACGCGCCGCTTCGTAGATGAGACCAAGCTGCGGGCTCAGCTTGAAGCCAACAAGGTAAAGAACAAGGATAAAAAGCCTGGCGGCTTCCAGGCCCGCCTCGCGGAAGCCATGAAAACCGCCCAGGAGCGGGAAGCCGAAGCCCGCAAGCAAGGGCCCGCTAAACCAAAAACCAAGTAA
- the kdsA gene encoding 3-deoxy-8-phosphooctulonate synthase: MFDSLANALPHFRNTNSGQFFLMAGPCVIEGEDMALRIAERVRHITDKLQIPYIFKGSYRKANRSRLDSYTGIGDETALRILQKVGREIGVPTVTDIHESDEAAFAAEYVDVLQIPAFLCRQTDLLIAAAKTGKVVNIKKGQFLSGEAMQFAVDKVRQSGNEHVVLTDRGNSFGYADLVVDFRNLPVMQRFDVPVVMDVTHSLQQPNQASGVTGGQPALIETIAKAAIAVGADGLFIETHPTPATAKSDGANMLPLDQLEALMVKLTRVRDAVR, from the coding sequence ATGTTTGACTCCCTGGCTAACGCGCTACCCCATTTCCGTAACACCAATTCCGGCCAATTTTTTCTGATGGCTGGTCCCTGCGTAATTGAGGGAGAAGACATGGCCTTACGCATTGCGGAGCGTGTGCGTCATATCACGGATAAGCTACAAATCCCCTACATCTTCAAAGGCTCTTACCGGAAGGCCAACCGCTCCCGTCTCGATTCTTACACGGGCATTGGAGATGAAACGGCGCTGCGCATCCTGCAGAAAGTAGGGCGCGAAATTGGGGTGCCGACCGTCACGGATATTCACGAGTCGGATGAAGCTGCTTTCGCGGCCGAGTACGTTGATGTCCTCCAGATTCCGGCCTTCCTGTGCCGCCAGACGGATCTGCTCATAGCAGCGGCCAAAACTGGCAAGGTGGTCAATATTAAAAAAGGCCAGTTCCTGTCGGGGGAAGCTATGCAGTTTGCGGTAGACAAAGTGCGCCAGTCGGGCAACGAGCACGTGGTGCTCACCGACCGTGGTAACTCCTTTGGGTACGCCGATTTGGTAGTCGATTTTCGCAATCTGCCCGTTATGCAGCGCTTCGATGTACCCGTGGTGATGGACGTAACGCACTCACTACAGCAGCCTAACCAAGCCAGTGGCGTCACGGGCGGTCAGCCGGCTCTCATTGAAACTATCGCCAAGGCTGCTATTGCGGTTGGCGCTGATGGTTTGTTTATCGAAACGCATCCTACGCCAGCCACTGCCAAATCGGATGGGGCCAATATGTTGCCTTTGGATCAGCTGGAGGCGTTAATGGTGAAGCTTACGCGAGTTCGGGATGCGGTTCGGTAG
- a CDS encoding O-methyltransferase, translating into MLYQAFSYIQFLLRSGNAHGLHSPFVFALYNHVVRHTGFFAPYEAVEHRRTELQASEQTITVTDFGAGSHTGAGRQRRVRDIARTAAKSRQLGQLLFRLVNHFQPRTVLELGTSLGLTTAYLATPNSHSRVLTFEGCPATAAVARETFSSLGLRNVELIEGNLDATLAPTLAALSTPVDFVFFDGNHRYEPTVRYFEQCLTRRTDQSVFVFDDIHWSAEMESAWQTIKAHPDVMLTVDLFFMGLVFFRKNQPKQHFSLRFDNVLDNLLDRARRFSA; encoded by the coding sequence TTGCTTTACCAAGCATTCAGTTACATCCAATTTTTGCTCCGCTCGGGGAATGCACACGGACTGCATTCCCCGTTCGTTTTTGCCCTCTACAACCATGTGGTTCGCCACACGGGCTTTTTTGCTCCCTATGAGGCTGTGGAGCACCGCCGCACTGAATTGCAAGCCAGTGAGCAAACGATAACCGTAACCGACTTCGGTGCTGGCTCTCATACGGGCGCCGGCCGACAGCGCCGCGTACGCGATATTGCGCGTACCGCCGCTAAGTCGCGGCAGCTTGGGCAGCTTCTGTTTCGGTTGGTTAACCATTTTCAGCCGCGTACGGTGCTGGAGCTAGGCACGTCGTTGGGGCTCACAACTGCCTACTTAGCTACGCCAAACAGCCACAGCCGAGTCCTTACGTTTGAGGGCTGTCCAGCTACCGCTGCTGTGGCCCGCGAAACATTCAGCAGTTTGGGGCTACGTAATGTGGAGCTTATCGAAGGTAACTTGGATGCTACCCTTGCTCCTACCTTAGCTGCCCTATCTACACCCGTCGACTTCGTTTTTTTCGACGGCAACCACCGCTACGAGCCCACGGTACGCTACTTCGAGCAGTGCCTAACTCGCCGCACCGATCAAAGCGTGTTCGTCTTCGACGATATTCATTGGTCAGCGGAAATGGAGAGTGCCTGGCAAACTATCAAAGCGCACCCAGACGTGATGTTGACCGTAGACCTGTTTTTTATGGGGCTAGTGTTTTTCAGGAAAAATCAGCCGAAACAGCACTTCTCGCTTCGCTTCGATAATGTGCTGGACAATTTATTAGATCGAGCCCGCCGCTTTTCTGCGTAA
- a CDS encoding uracil-DNA glycosylase, translated as MSIKIEESWRKVLQDEFEKPYFQHLTAFVRGEYATTTVYPPGGQIFHAFEACPFDKTKVVILGQDPYHGKGQAHGLAFSVAEGVRTPPSLQNVFKELQADLPETPPASNGNLDRWAEQGVLLLNATLTVRAAEPGSHQKKGWEQFTDTVIQRVSEQKEHVVFILWGAYAQKKVELIDEKKHLVLKAAHPSPYAADRGFFGSRPFSKTNEYLRQHGLEPIKW; from the coding sequence ATGTCCATAAAGATAGAAGAAAGCTGGCGCAAAGTACTACAAGACGAGTTCGAAAAGCCCTATTTTCAACATCTTACTGCCTTCGTCCGGGGCGAGTATGCCACGACTACTGTGTATCCGCCCGGGGGGCAAATTTTTCATGCTTTTGAGGCGTGCCCTTTCGATAAAACCAAAGTGGTGATTCTGGGCCAGGACCCCTACCATGGAAAAGGTCAGGCGCATGGTTTAGCGTTTTCGGTGGCGGAAGGAGTGCGCACCCCACCTTCCTTGCAAAACGTTTTTAAGGAGTTGCAGGCCGATTTACCCGAAACGCCGCCTGCCTCCAATGGCAACCTCGACCGCTGGGCCGAACAAGGCGTGCTTTTGCTTAACGCTACGCTTACTGTTCGGGCCGCAGAGCCCGGTTCGCACCAAAAAAAGGGCTGGGAGCAATTCACCGATACGGTTATTCAGCGCGTTTCGGAACAGAAAGAACACGTTGTATTTATCCTGTGGGGTGCCTATGCACAAAAGAAGGTGGAGCTAATCGACGAGAAGAAGCACTTGGTGCTTAAAGCTGCACACCCGTCGCCCTACGCCGCTGACCGTGGTTTTTTTGGCTCTCGACCTTTCAGCAAAACCAACGAATACCTGCGCCAGCATGGGCTAGAGCCAATTAAGTGGTAA
- a CDS encoding DUF5683 domain-containing protein — protein sequence MGAPLAQSAQAQVVTTGPDSTRVSTPAVADTTRRTERLFGLHLTRPAKAAMLSALVPGAGQIYNRKYWKLPIVYGVLGTALTVEFFYQSRFKEFREAKIARNDTDPLTIDTGPLSSTIEDNATIDRGLIIYRRNRDKWIAFSAVAYAIGVVDALVDAHLRDFDVSDDLSLRWEPTMLYMPTAQPTAGINLSLNLKSTSRSTK from the coding sequence GTGGGAGCTCCACTAGCCCAGTCGGCGCAAGCCCAAGTGGTAACAACTGGACCCGATTCGACCCGCGTTAGTACGCCAGCGGTAGCTGATACCACGCGGCGCACCGAAAGGCTGTTCGGACTTCACCTGACGCGGCCAGCCAAAGCAGCCATGCTATCGGCGCTCGTGCCTGGTGCTGGCCAGATTTATAACCGCAAGTACTGGAAGCTCCCCATTGTGTACGGCGTGTTAGGCACGGCGCTTACGGTGGAATTTTTCTATCAAAGTCGCTTTAAAGAGTTCCGGGAAGCCAAAATAGCCCGCAACGATACTGATCCGTTGACCATTGATACTGGGCCTCTTTCCAGCACCATTGAAGACAATGCGACGATAGATCGAGGGTTAATTATCTACCGCCGCAACCGCGACAAATGGATTGCCTTTTCCGCCGTGGCGTATGCCATAGGCGTGGTTGATGCCCTCGTTGATGCCCACTTACGCGACTTCGACGTCAGCGACGATCTGAGCCTGCGCTGGGAGCCCACGATGCTCTATATGCCCACGGCGCAGCCCACGGCCGGCATCAACCTTAGTTTAAACTTGAAGTCTACTTCCCGCTCAACGAAATGA
- a CDS encoding ParA family protein has product MGKIIAVANQKGGVGKTTSSINLAASLAALEYRTLLVDADPQANATSGVGFDPKDIQNSIYECMVDGINAQDIILQTNILPHLDLMPSHIDLVGAEVEMINLPNREEKMKEALRPLADQYDFIIIDCSPSLGLITVNALTAAHSVIIPVQCEYFALEGLGKLLNTIKIIQSRLNPELEIEGILLTMYDVRLRLSNQVVEEVKLHFQQLVFDTIIPRNVKLSESPSFGIPVILHDADSKGSISYLNLAREIVEKNSVAADPEAAEDEAA; this is encoded by the coding sequence ATGGGAAAAATTATCGCGGTAGCCAATCAGAAGGGTGGAGTGGGCAAGACCACCTCATCCATCAACCTTGCGGCTAGCTTGGCAGCTTTGGAATACCGTACTCTGCTAGTAGATGCCGACCCGCAAGCCAATGCTACTTCCGGTGTTGGCTTCGACCCCAAGGATATTCAGAACAGCATCTATGAGTGCATGGTGGATGGCATCAATGCTCAGGATATCATTCTGCAAACCAATATCTTGCCTCACCTCGACCTCATGCCTTCCCACATCGATTTGGTGGGAGCGGAAGTAGAGATGATTAACCTCCCTAATCGGGAGGAAAAAATGAAAGAGGCGTTGCGGCCATTGGCCGATCAGTATGATTTCATCATTATCGACTGCTCGCCTAGCTTAGGTTTGATTACGGTAAATGCCCTTACGGCCGCTCATTCCGTGATTATTCCGGTTCAGTGCGAATACTTCGCGCTGGAAGGCTTGGGCAAATTGCTGAATACCATCAAAATCATTCAGAGTCGACTCAATCCTGAGCTCGAAATCGAAGGTATTCTGCTGACTATGTACGATGTGCGCCTGCGCCTCTCCAACCAAGTAGTAGAAGAAGTAAAGCTGCATTTCCAGCAGTTAGTTTTTGATACGATTATTCCGCGCAACGTGAAGCTGAGCGAGTCGCCAAGCTTCGGTATCCCGGTTATTCTGCACGATGCCGATAGCAAAGGCTCTATCAGTTACCTAAACTTAGCCCGCGAGATTGTGGAGAAGAACTCGGTAGCGGCCGACCCGGAAGCGGCTGAGGATGAAGCAGCTTAA
- a CDS encoding MBL fold metallo-hydrolase has protein sequence MLFDPFIRPNELAKDIDVEKIEADFILLSHGHGDHVADVEEIGKRTGAELVGMFEVLSWFEAKGLKANYKMNLGAN, from the coding sequence GTGCTCTTCGACCCTTTTATCCGCCCCAATGAGTTGGCTAAGGATATTGACGTTGAGAAAATTGAGGCTGATTTTATCCTACTCAGCCACGGCCACGGCGACCACGTAGCCGATGTCGAGGAAATTGGGAAGCGCACAGGCGCCGAATTGGTAGGCATGTTTGAGGTGCTAAGCTGGTTTGAAGCAAAGGGCCTGAAAGCCAACTACAAAATGAATCTGGGGGCAAATTAA